One part of the Solanum dulcamara chromosome 8, daSolDulc1.2, whole genome shotgun sequence genome encodes these proteins:
- the LOC129898713 gene encoding classical arabinogalactan protein 2-like, translating to MIQGKVSTLLLLVIYLGGSKCQSAPWPPVVPRPLCLSQFTLVNNACQFLPFTPLPQPGPVPDPISVISPAPAPAPAPAPAPGPSSPTGLVYTYTPVEEECCRWMKAVDSECVCSLLAHLPTFLSRPVHQYTTLAHATCGVTFTCSSSARFQNNNHQKSHQSP from the coding sequence ATGATCCAAGGAAAAGTTTCAACTTTGTTACTCCTAGTAATTTACCTAGGAGGATCTAAATGCCAATCTGCGCCTTGGCCCCCTGTTGTCCCTCGTCCACTTTGTCTCTCTCAATTTACACTTGTGAACAATGCATGTCAATTTTTGCCATTTACTCCTTTGCCTCAACCAGGACCCGTACCTGACCCAATATCCGTGATCTCTCCAGCACCCGCACCCGCGCCTGCGCCTGCGCCTGCACCTGGACCTTCATCTCCTACGGGTCTCGTGTATACATATACTCCAGTAGAAGAGGAATGTTGTAGGTGGATGAAAGCTGTCGATAGCGAATGTGTCTGTTCTCTATTGGCTCATTTGCCTACTTTCCTTTCTAGGCCTGTCCATCAGTATACTACTTTGGCTCATGCAACTTGCGGTGTAACTTTCACGTGTAGTTCCTCGGCTAGGTTCCAAAATAATAATCATCAGAAGTCACACCAGTCTCCATAA
- the LOC129898712 gene encoding probable glutathione peroxidase 5, whose protein sequence is MGTSPSVPQKSIHEFTVKDSKGKDVDLSIYKGKVLLVVNVASKCSFTNSNYTQLTELYNKYKDKGFEVLAFPCNQFLKQEPGTSEEAQQFACIRFKAEYPIFQKVQVNGPDTVPVYQFLKSSKVGFLGSSIKWNFTKFLIDKEGKVIKRCGSTTAPLAIEADIQKALGKV, encoded by the exons atgggtACTTCTCCATCAGTCCCTCAAAAGTCAATCCACGAATTCACCGTCAAG GATAGCAAAGGAAAGGATGTAGACCTCAGCATCTACAAGGGAAAAGTGCTTCTTGTCGTCAATGTCGCTTCCAAATG CTCATTCACAAACTCGAACTATACTCAGTTGACTGAACTCTACAACAAGTACAAGGATAAAG GCTTTGAGGTCTTGGCCTTCCCCTGCAACCAATTCTTGAAGCAAGAGCCTGGGACAAGTGAGGAAGCACAACAATTTGCTTGCATAAGATTCAAGGCAGAATATCCCATTTTCCAAAAG GTGCAAGTTAATGGTCCGGACACAGTACCAGTTTACCAATTCCTTAAATCAAGCAAAGTTGGTTTTCTCGGTTCCAGCATCAAATGGAATTTCACCAAGTTTCTGATTGATAAGGAAGGAAAAGTTATCAAGCGTTGTGGCTCCACTACTGCACCATTGGCAATTGAG GCCGATATCCAAAAAGCACTAGGGAAGGTGTGA
- the LOC129898710 gene encoding EID1-like F-box protein 3 has translation MSDNRSQRRRVNPAGEPEDSGIYNERILILVFASMNWDMRTLCRTASVNRKLRAVARRILWRELCVYRAPQMITALTDGSPSGRIGGGWQAMAKLMFFCNGCQSTRHFQVGEPESGHFVKTSRFSKTSGRSFLVKKCRSDLLYVSDPCEHPTGSDDLGLFRGVFWGFMKSRTRASLISRRVELEEGAMCPFCRARVWSMTAARLIPKSAARRLGSMETGLEYFVCVNGHLYGACWLVPLSSDEGEEKDCDDEDEGEDSSEEANRRFDGGDYFHRGNQIVINGSLNGLKYGLTS, from the coding sequence ATGAGTGACAATCGGAGCCAAAGACGGCGGGTCAATCCAGCCGGAGAACCGGAAGATTCTGGAATTTACAATGAGAGGATTCTCATCCTGGTCTTTGCCTCAATGAATTGGGATATGCGTACACTATGTCGTACGGCGTCGGTCAATAGGAAACTCCGTGCAGTAGCGAGAAGGATTCTATGGAGAGAGCTGTGCGTGTATCGTGCCCCGCAAATGATAACGGCGTTAACTGACGGCTCCCCGAGCGGTAGAATTGGCGGCGGATGGCAGGCGATGGCAAAATTGATGTTTTTCTGCAATGGATGTCAATCGACCCGGCATTTCCAAGTGGGCGAACCGGAATCGGGTCACTTCGTAAAAACATCCCGGTTTTCGAAAACATCGGGTCGGAGTTTTTTGGTGAAGAAATGTAGAAGTGATCTGCTGTACGTGAGTGATCCGTGCGAGCATCCAACTGGGAGTGATGATTTGGGGCTTTTCAGAGGGGTATTTTGGGGATTTATGAAATCTAGAACAAGGGCGAGTTTGATCAGTAGACGGGTGGAGCTTGAAGAGGGAGCAATGTGTCCATTCTGTAGAGCTCGGGTTTGGAGTATGACGGCGGCGCGGCTGATACCCAAAAGTGCTGCGCGGCGGCTTGGTTCGATGGAGACTGGATTGGAGTACTTTGTGTGTGTTAATGGGCATTTATATGGTGCTTGTTGGCTGGTTCCTTTATCGTCTGATGAAGGTGAAGAAAAAGACTGTGATGATGAAGATGAAGGTGAAGACAGCAGTGAGGAAGCTAACCGGAGATTTGACGGCGGCGACTATTTTCATCGTGGGAATCAGATAGTGATAAATGGGTCTCTCAATGGTCTGAAATACGGGCTGACTTCTTGA
- the LOC129898709 gene encoding CSC1-like protein At4g02900 produces the protein MASVQDISVSAVINLISALVFLLAFAIARLQPINDRVYFPKWYLKGIRASPKSSGSFVHKFVNLDFRTYIRFLNWMPAALKMPEQELIGHAGLDSAVYIRIYLLGLKIFVPITLLSFAVLVPVNWTSGETLDHIEDLTFSNIDKLSISNIPSGSQRFWAHVVMAYVYTFWTFYILYKEYKKISTMRLDFLASEKRRPDQFTVLVRNVPPDPDESVSEHVEHFFRVNHSDHYLTHQVVYNANKLAKLVEKKKSSHNWLTYYQTKYERHPVKKPKIKTGFLGLWGKSVDAIDYYMTIIEKLTKEESEEREKVISDPNAIVSAAFVSFNSRWGAAVCAQTQQSRNPTIWLTEWAPEPRDVYWDNLSIPYIQLSVRRLLMAVALFFLTFFFMIPIGFVQAFASIDGIRKVLPFLKPLIDMDFVKSFVQGFLPGIVLKIFLILLPIILMIMSKIEGFTSLSSLDRRSAAKYHLFVIVNVFFGSIITGAAFEQLDRFLHQSPTEIPKTIGVTLPMKATFFITFIMVDGWAGIAAEILRLVPLVMFHIKNTFLVKTDHDREQAMDPGSLNFSVSEPRLQLYFLLGLAYSVVTPILLPFIIVFFAFSYMVFRHQIINVYDQKYESGASFWPDVNRRILIGLVISHLLLIGLLSTKEASQSTPLLIVLTVLTIWFHKFCKGRFESVFVKFPLQDAVVKDTVERTTGPNFNLKDYLRDAYLHPVLKGVEFEVSTELDDEENNSLVATKRTSRRSSKAVSNGSSEDQKTVSEAQLVF, from the exons ATGGCTAGTGTTCAAGATATTTCTGTTTCAGCTGTGATCAACCTTATATCTGCACTTGTTTTCCTTTTGGCCTTTGCAATTGCACGGCTTCAGCCAATCAACGACAGAGTGTACTTCCCTAAATGGTATTTGAAGGGTATACGAGCAAGTCCTAAAAGTTCTGGATCATTTGTGCATAAATTTGTCAACTTGGACTTCAGAACATACATTAGGTTCTTGAACTGGATGCCTGCAGCTCTAAAAATGCCCGAACAAGAGCTTATAGGTCATGCTGGTCTTGATTCTGCTGTGTATATACGGATTTATCTTCTTGG CTTGAAGATCTTTGTTCCTATCACACTACTTTCTTTTGCGGTTTTAGTGCCTGTTAATTGGACTTCAGGGGAAACATTAGATCACATTGAAGATCTAACGTTCAGTAACATTGATAAACTTTCCATATCCAATATCCCTTCAGGATCACAGAG GTTTTGGGCGCACGTGGTGATGGCTTATGTATACACATTTTGGACATTCTATATTCTGTacaaagaatacaagaaaatatcAACAATGAGACTGGATTTTCTTGCCTCTGAAAAACGTAGGCCAGATCAGTTCACG GTCCTTGTTAGAAATGTCCCACCAGATCCTGATGAATCAGTGAGCGAGCATGTTGAACATTTCTTTCGTGTCAATCATTCAGATCATTATCTTACACACCAG GTTGTTTACAATGCCAATAAGCTTGCTAAATTGgtggagaagaaaaagagttCCCATAATTGGCTTACTTACTACCAAACCAAGTATGAGAGACATCCCGTGAAGAAACCAAAAATTAAG ACAGGATTTTTGGGGCTTTGGGGAAAATCAGTGGACGCCATCGACTATTATATGACTATAATTGAGAAGTTAACCAAAGAA GAATctgaagaaagagaaaaggtTATAAGTGATCCCAACGCAATTGTTTCTGCAGCATTTGTCTCGTTTAACTCTCGATGGGGAGCAGCTGTATGTGCTCAAACACAACAATCAAGAAACCCAACCATTTGGTTGACAGAATGGGCTCCTGAACCACGTGACGTCTATTGGGATAATCTTTCAATACCATATATTCAACTCTCTGTACGGAGACTGCTAATGGCTGTTGCTTTATTCTTCCTTACTTTCTTCTTTATGATCCCGATTGGATTCGTTCAAGCATTTGCAAGCATTGATGGCATCAGAAAAGTTCTTCCATTCCTGAAGCCATTAATAGATAT GGATTTTGTCAAATCGTTTGTACAAGGTTTTCTACCCGGGATTGTATTAAAGATATTTCTGATTCTTCTTCCTATTATTCTAATGATCATGTCAAAAATAGAAGGCTTTACATCACTTTCATCTTTGGACAGAAGATCAGCAGCTAAATATCATTTGTTTGTCATTGTAAATGTCTTCTTTGGAAGTATCATTACTGGTGCTGCATTTGAACAGCTTGATAGATTTCTCCATCAGTCTCCAACAGA GATTCCAAAAACCATTGGTGTAACTCTTCCGATGAAAGCTACTTTTTTTATTACCTTCATAATGGTTGATGGCTGGGCTGGAATTGCTGCGGAGATCCTTAGATTGGTTCCTTTAGTCATGTTTCACATTAAAAATACATTTCTAGTAAAGACGGACCACGACAGGGAGCAAGCAATGGACCCTGGTTCATTAAACTTTTCTGTGTCAGAACCTCGCTTACAACTCTACTTCCTATTAGGCCTTGCCTACTCAGTGGTCACACCAATACTCCTGCCTTTCATCATTGTCTTCTTTGCATTTTCTTATATGGTTTTCCGCCATCAG ATCATTAATGTGTACGATCAGAAGTATGAGAGCGGTGCATCATTTTGGCCAGATGTCAATCGTCGTATACTTATAGGTTTGGTCATATCCCACCTTCTATTAATTGGTCTACTGAGCACCAAGGAGGCTTCCCAATCAACCCCATTGCTGATCGTACTTACAGTTTTGACAATCTGGTTCCATAAGTTTTGCAAGGGCAGATTTGAGTCTGTGTTCGTCAAATTCCCATTGCAG GACGCGGTGGTAAAGGATACAGTAGAACGGACTACAGGACCAAACTTTAACTTGAAAGACTATCTCCGGGATGCTTATTTGCACCCTGTTCTCAAAGGGGTTGAGTTTGAAGTATCAACAGAACTTGACGATGAGGAGAATAATTCACTTGTTGCTACCAAGAGGACTTCTAGACGGAGTAGTAAGGCTGTTTCTAATGGCTCTTCTGAAGATCAGAAGACGGTCTCAGAGGCACAGCTCGTATTTTAA